A stretch of the Pleurodeles waltl isolate 20211129_DDA chromosome 2_1, aPleWal1.hap1.20221129, whole genome shotgun sequence genome encodes the following:
- the LOC138260778 gene encoding gap junction beta-1 protein-like → MNWAGLYAILSGVSRHSTSIGRIWLSVVFIFRIMVLVVAAESVWGDEKSSFTCNTQQPGCNSVCYDEFFPISHIRLWALQMIIVSTPALLVAMHIAYLQHQEKKMLKMSGQGDAKHLDEVKKHKVRISGTLWWTYSLSVIFRIIFEVGFMYLFYMIYPGYKMIRLVKCSAYPCPNTVDCFVSRPTEKTIFTVFMLTTSGICIVLNVAEMLFLIARACTRRSRKRSSLASTKTSFYEGKEYKQNEINQRLTEGGELKEKGVHCSAS, encoded by the coding sequence ATGAACTGGGCCGGCCTCTATGCCATCCTGAGCGGAGTGAGCCGCCATTCTACGAGCATCGGCCGCATCTGGCTCTCCGTGGTCTTCATCTTCCGGatcatggtgctggtggtggccgctgagagtgtgtggggtgacgAGAAGTCCTCCTTCAcctgcaacacgcaacaacccggTTGCAACAGCGTCTGCTATGATGAGTTCTTCCCCATCTCACACATCCGTCTCTGGGCCCTGCAGATGATCATCGTGTCGACCCCGGCCCTGCTCGTGGCCATGCACATCGCATACCTGCAGCACCAGGAGAAGAAAATGCTGAAGATGTCCGGCCAAGGAGACGCCAAGCACTTGGACGAGGTTAAAAAGCACAAAGTGCGCATCTCGGGCACACTCTGGTGGACCTACTCCCTCAGCGTGATCTTCCGCATCATCTTTGAGGTTGGCTTTATGTACCTCTTCTACATGATCTACCCGGGGTACAAGATGATCCGTTTGGTCAAATGCAGCGCCTACCCTTGCCCCAACACCGTGGACTGCTTCGTCTCCAGGCCGACCGAGAAGACCATCTTCACAGTCTTCATGCTGACCACATCCGGCATATGCATAGTGCTCAACGTGGCAGAGATGCTCTTTCTCATCGCCAGAGCCTGCACACGGCGGTCCAGGAAGCGCTCGAGCTTGGCATCGACGAAAACTTCCTTCTACGAAggcaaagaatacaagcagaatGAGATTAACCAAAGACTGACCGAAGGTGGAGAATTGAAGGAGAAGGGGGTCCACTGCTCGGCCTCCTAA